Proteins encoded within one genomic window of Bombina bombina isolate aBomBom1 chromosome 1, aBomBom1.pri, whole genome shotgun sequence:
- the DEF8 gene encoding differentially expressed in FDCP 8 homolog, giving the protein MEYNDKLARFRQGHLNPFNKTQEEERLPEDKEDLPNDCHLVSEHFETEFLCPERVMDLGVSENHFSRPVGLFLASDIPQLRQAIEECKQAILELPENSDKQKDAVVRLIHLRLKLQELKDPHEDEPNLRILLEHRFYKEKSKSVKQVCDKCSTIIWGLIQTWYTCTGCYYRCHSKCLNLITKSCVRSKVSHQAEYELTICPEAGLDSQDYRCAECRAPISLRAVPSEARQCDYTGQYYCSNCHWNDLAVIPARVIHNWDFEPRKVSRCSMRYLALMLNRPVLKLREINPLLFNYVEELVEIRKLRQDILIMKPYFITCKEAMEARLLLQLQERQHFVENDDMYSLQDLLDVSSGKLGCSLTEIHTTFAKHIKLDCERCQAKGFVCELCKEGDILFPFDSHTSVCQDCAAVFHRDCYYDNSTSCPRCTRMNLRKQIQEPEQQL; this is encoded by the exons ATGGAATACAATGACAAGTTGGCCCGTTTCCGTCAGGGTCATCTCAACCCCTTTAATAAAACACAAGAGGAGGAAAGACTTCCTGAGGACAAAGAAGACTTGCCAAACG ATTGTCATCTGGTTTCTGAGCACTTTGAGACAGAATTCCTCTGTCCAGAGAGAGTTATGGACCTGGGAGTGTCAGAGAATCATTTCTCCCGACCTGTG gggctTTTTCTGGCTTCAGACATTCCACAGCTGAGACAAGCTATTGAAGAGTGTAAGCAGGCGATTCTAGAGTTGCCCGAGAACTCGGACAAGCAAAAGGATGCAGTAGTCAGACTTATTCATCTGCGACTCAAACTGCAAGAGCTTAAG GATCCCCATGAAGATGAACCTAATCTACGAATATTGTTGGAACATCGATTTTACAAGGAAAAGAGCAAAAGCGTGAAACAAGTGTGTGATAAGTGTAGTACAATTATCTGGGGCTTAATCCAGACCTGGTATACCTGCACAG GTTGTTATTATCGCTGCCACAGCAAATGTCTAAACCTCATCACAAAATCTTGTGTGAGGTCAAAGGTCAGTCATCAGGCTGAGTATGAGCTGACCATTTGTCCAGAGGCTGGGTTGGACAGTCAGGATTATCGCTGTGCTGAGTGCCGTGCTCCCATCTCATTGA GAGCAGTACCTAGTGAGGCGCGTCAGTGTGATTACACTGGGCAATATTACTGCAGTAACTGTCACTGGAATGACCTTGCTGTCATCCCGGCCCGTGTCATTCATAACTGGGACTTTGAGCCACGGAAG GTATCTCGGTGCAGTATGCGGTATCTGGCACTAATGCTTAACCGCCCAGTGCTGAAACTTCGGGAGATTAATCCTCTGCTTTTTAACTATGTGGAAGAGTTGGTGGAAATCCGG AAGTTGAGACAGGACATTCTCATCATGAAGCCTTATTTTATCACGTGCAAGGAAGCTATGGAAGCGCGTCTGCTGCTGCAG CTCCAGGAACGTCAGCACTTTGTGGAGAATGATGATATGTATTCCTTGCAAGATTTGCTTGACGTAAGCAGTGGGAAGCTAGGGTGCTCCCTTACCGAGATACACACCACATTTGCTAAGCACATCAAGTTGGATTGCGAG CGATGTCAAGCCAAGGGCTTCGTGTGTGAGCTTTGCAAAGAAGGTGACATTCTCTTCCCATTTGACAGTCACACATCTGTTTGTCAGGACTGTGCTGCTGTGTTCCATCG GGACTGCTATTATGATAACTCCACTAGTTGCCCCAGATGCACAAGGATGAACCTTCGGAAGCAGATACAAGAGCCAGAGCAGCAGTTGTAG